A DNA window from Vigna angularis cultivar LongXiaoDou No.4 chromosome 1, ASM1680809v1, whole genome shotgun sequence contains the following coding sequences:
- the LOC108347075 gene encoding senescence/dehydration-associated protein At4g35985, chloroplastic isoform X3: MKNRIKQGAKESTARKSFPISFFWINMAAKREKTVMGCCLRGSSATAPPMGTSMPATASVGEVVIQVAACRVHLMDEGEALELAQGHFMIVKTFEENVSLATIIKVGDDLQWPLTKDEPVVKLDALHYLFSLLVKDGEPLSYGVTFSEATLGSLSSLDSFLKDHSCFSGFNFNKKNNLDWREFAPKVDNYNHFLAKAIAGGTGQIVKGIFICSNAYTNKVQKGGEKILNSSADEKNGVVVARESMKDKTLSASKKNKINKNLKRVRNVSKMTEKLSKSLLNGVGIVSGSVMNPVLKSQPGKAFLKMLPGEVLLASLDATRFLMLLKLLKNKLFLPLPKLHQERFLTGLGKVQGKLLNMYLQLLDMLQTLLGMSLRYEKL, translated from the exons ATGAAGAACAGAATAAAGCAAGGAGCAAAGGAATCCACAGCAAGAAAAAGTTTCCCGATTTCCTTTTTCTGGATTAACATGGCTGCCAAGAGGGAGAAAACAGTGATGGGGTGTTGCCTCCGTGGTTCCTCAGCTACAGCACCACCCATGGGAACCTCCATGCCTGCAACTGCAAGTGTTGGAGAAGTTGTCATACAAGTAGCAGCTTGTAGAGTTCATCTGATGGATGAAGGAGAAGCTCTTGAACTGGCTCAAGGCCACTTCATGATCGTGAAAACCTTCGAAGAGAATGTGTCTCTGGCTACAATCATAAAAGTGGGAGATGATCTTCAATGGCCTTTGACAAAAGATGAGCCAGTAGTTAAGCTGGATGCTCTCCATTACCTGTTTTCCTTGCTGGTGAAAGATGGTGAGCCTCTCAGCTATGGTGTGACCTTTTCAGAAGCTACTTTGGGAAGTTTGAGCTCGCTGGACTCGTTTCTCAAGGACCACTCTTGCTTTTCTGGCTTCAATTTCAACAAGAAGAACAATCTAGATTGGAGGGAGTTTGCTCCAAAGGTTGACAATTACAATCATTTTCTGGCCAAGGCTATTGCAGGAGGAACTGGTCAGATTGTGAAGGGCATCTTCATCTGCAGCAATGCTTACACCAATAAG GTCCAGAAAGGAGGAGAAAAGATCCTAAATAGTTCTGCAGATGAGAAAAATGGTGTTGTTGTGGCCAGGGAAAGCATGAAGGACAAGACTCTGAGCGCCTCAAAGAAGAACAAGATTAATAAAAATCTCAAACG TGTGAGAAATGTGTCCAAGATGACAGAGAAGTTGAGCAAATCTCTGCTTAATGGTGTTGGTATAGTGAGTGGATCAGTGATGAATCCTGTGCTTAAATCCCAACCAGGAAAGGCATTCCTAAAGATGCTTCCTGGGGAGGTTCTTTTGGCTTCCCTTGATGCA ACAAGGTTCTTGATGCTGTTGAAGCTGCTGAAAAACAAACTCTTTCTGCCACTTCCAAAGCTGCATCAAGAGCGGTTTCTAACAG GTTTGGGGAAGGTGCAGGGGAAGCTACTGAACATGTATTTGCAGCTGCTGGACATGCTGCAAACACTGCTTGGAATGTCTTTAAGATACGAAAAGCTTTAA
- the LOC108347075 gene encoding senescence/dehydration-associated protein At4g35985, chloroplastic isoform X4, which produces MKNRIKQGAKESTARKSFPISFFWINMAAKREKTVMGCCLRGSSATAPPMGTSMPATASVGEVVIQVAACRVHLMDEGEALELAQGHFMIVKTFEENVSLATIIKVGDDLQWPLTKDEPVVKLDALHYLFSLLVKDGEPLSYGVTFSEATLGSLSSLDSFLKDHSCFSGFNFNKKNNLDWREFAPKVDNYNHFLAKAIAGGTGQIVKGIFICSNAYTNKVQKGGEKILNSSADEKNGVVVARESMKDKTLSASKKNKINKNLKRVRNVSKMTEKLSKSLLNGVGIVSGSVMNPVLKSQPGKAFLKMLPGEVLLASLDAVNKVLDAVEAAEKQTLSATSKAASRAVSNRGSY; this is translated from the exons ATGAAGAACAGAATAAAGCAAGGAGCAAAGGAATCCACAGCAAGAAAAAGTTTCCCGATTTCCTTTTTCTGGATTAACATGGCTGCCAAGAGGGAGAAAACAGTGATGGGGTGTTGCCTCCGTGGTTCCTCAGCTACAGCACCACCCATGGGAACCTCCATGCCTGCAACTGCAAGTGTTGGAGAAGTTGTCATACAAGTAGCAGCTTGTAGAGTTCATCTGATGGATGAAGGAGAAGCTCTTGAACTGGCTCAAGGCCACTTCATGATCGTGAAAACCTTCGAAGAGAATGTGTCTCTGGCTACAATCATAAAAGTGGGAGATGATCTTCAATGGCCTTTGACAAAAGATGAGCCAGTAGTTAAGCTGGATGCTCTCCATTACCTGTTTTCCTTGCTGGTGAAAGATGGTGAGCCTCTCAGCTATGGTGTGACCTTTTCAGAAGCTACTTTGGGAAGTTTGAGCTCGCTGGACTCGTTTCTCAAGGACCACTCTTGCTTTTCTGGCTTCAATTTCAACAAGAAGAACAATCTAGATTGGAGGGAGTTTGCTCCAAAGGTTGACAATTACAATCATTTTCTGGCCAAGGCTATTGCAGGAGGAACTGGTCAGATTGTGAAGGGCATCTTCATCTGCAGCAATGCTTACACCAATAAG GTCCAGAAAGGAGGAGAAAAGATCCTAAATAGTTCTGCAGATGAGAAAAATGGTGTTGTTGTGGCCAGGGAAAGCATGAAGGACAAGACTCTGAGCGCCTCAAAGAAGAACAAGATTAATAAAAATCTCAAACG TGTGAGAAATGTGTCCAAGATGACAGAGAAGTTGAGCAAATCTCTGCTTAATGGTGTTGGTATAGTGAGTGGATCAGTGATGAATCCTGTGCTTAAATCCCAACCAGGAAAGGCATTCCTAAAGATGCTTCCTGGGGAGGTTCTTTTGGCTTCCCTTGATGCAGTGA ACAAGGTTCTTGATGCTGTTGAAGCTGCTGAAAAACAAACTCTTTCTGCCACTTCCAAAGCTGCATCAAGAGCGGTTTCTAACAG GGGAAGCTACTGA
- the LOC108347075 gene encoding senescence/dehydration-associated protein At4g35985, chloroplastic isoform X2 has protein sequence MKNRIKQGAKESTARKSFPISFFWINMAAKREKTVMGCCLRGSSATAPPMGTSMPATASVGEVVIQVAACRVHLMDEGEALELAQGHFMIVKTFEENVSLATIIKVGDDLQWPLTKDEPVVKLDALHYLFSLLVKDGEPLSYGVTFSEATLGSLSSLDSFLKDHSCFSGFNFNKKNNLDWREFAPKVDNYNHFLAKAIAGGTGQIVKGIFICSNAYTNKVQKGGEKILNSSADEKNGVVVARESMKDKTLSASKKNKINKNLKRVRNVSKMTEKLSKSLLNGVGIVSGSVMNPVLKSQPGKAFLKMLPGEVLLASLDATRFLMLLKLLKNKLFLPLPKLHQERFLTGEATEHVFAAAGHAANTAWNVFKIRKALTPASSATNGVLKKAAKVPAFK, from the exons ATGAAGAACAGAATAAAGCAAGGAGCAAAGGAATCCACAGCAAGAAAAAGTTTCCCGATTTCCTTTTTCTGGATTAACATGGCTGCCAAGAGGGAGAAAACAGTGATGGGGTGTTGCCTCCGTGGTTCCTCAGCTACAGCACCACCCATGGGAACCTCCATGCCTGCAACTGCAAGTGTTGGAGAAGTTGTCATACAAGTAGCAGCTTGTAGAGTTCATCTGATGGATGAAGGAGAAGCTCTTGAACTGGCTCAAGGCCACTTCATGATCGTGAAAACCTTCGAAGAGAATGTGTCTCTGGCTACAATCATAAAAGTGGGAGATGATCTTCAATGGCCTTTGACAAAAGATGAGCCAGTAGTTAAGCTGGATGCTCTCCATTACCTGTTTTCCTTGCTGGTGAAAGATGGTGAGCCTCTCAGCTATGGTGTGACCTTTTCAGAAGCTACTTTGGGAAGTTTGAGCTCGCTGGACTCGTTTCTCAAGGACCACTCTTGCTTTTCTGGCTTCAATTTCAACAAGAAGAACAATCTAGATTGGAGGGAGTTTGCTCCAAAGGTTGACAATTACAATCATTTTCTGGCCAAGGCTATTGCAGGAGGAACTGGTCAGATTGTGAAGGGCATCTTCATCTGCAGCAATGCTTACACCAATAAG GTCCAGAAAGGAGGAGAAAAGATCCTAAATAGTTCTGCAGATGAGAAAAATGGTGTTGTTGTGGCCAGGGAAAGCATGAAGGACAAGACTCTGAGCGCCTCAAAGAAGAACAAGATTAATAAAAATCTCAAACG TGTGAGAAATGTGTCCAAGATGACAGAGAAGTTGAGCAAATCTCTGCTTAATGGTGTTGGTATAGTGAGTGGATCAGTGATGAATCCTGTGCTTAAATCCCAACCAGGAAAGGCATTCCTAAAGATGCTTCCTGGGGAGGTTCTTTTGGCTTCCCTTGATGCA ACAAGGTTCTTGATGCTGTTGAAGCTGCTGAAAAACAAACTCTTTCTGCCACTTCCAAAGCTGCATCAAGAGCGGTTTCTAACAG GGGAAGCTACTGAACATGTATTTGCAGCTGCTGGACATGCTGCAAACACTGCTTGGAATGTCTTTAAGATACGAAAAGCTTTAACTCCAGCTTCTTCAGCAACCAATGGAGTGCTCAAAAAAGCTGCCAAGGTTCCagcttttaaataa
- the LOC108347075 gene encoding senescence/dehydration-associated protein At4g35985, chloroplastic isoform X1, with protein sequence MKNRIKQGAKESTARKSFPISFFWINMAAKREKTVMGCCLRGSSATAPPMGTSMPATASVGEVVIQVAACRVHLMDEGEALELAQGHFMIVKTFEENVSLATIIKVGDDLQWPLTKDEPVVKLDALHYLFSLLVKDGEPLSYGVTFSEATLGSLSSLDSFLKDHSCFSGFNFNKKNNLDWREFAPKVDNYNHFLAKAIAGGTGQIVKGIFICSNAYTNKVQKGGEKILNSSADEKNGVVVARESMKDKTLSASKKNKINKNLKRVRNVSKMTEKLSKSLLNGVGIVSGSVMNPVLKSQPGKAFLKMLPGEVLLASLDAVNKVLDAVEAAEKQTLSATSKAASRAVSNRFGEGAGEATEHVFAAAGHAANTAWNVFKIRKALTPASSATNGVLKKAAKVPAFK encoded by the exons ATGAAGAACAGAATAAAGCAAGGAGCAAAGGAATCCACAGCAAGAAAAAGTTTCCCGATTTCCTTTTTCTGGATTAACATGGCTGCCAAGAGGGAGAAAACAGTGATGGGGTGTTGCCTCCGTGGTTCCTCAGCTACAGCACCACCCATGGGAACCTCCATGCCTGCAACTGCAAGTGTTGGAGAAGTTGTCATACAAGTAGCAGCTTGTAGAGTTCATCTGATGGATGAAGGAGAAGCTCTTGAACTGGCTCAAGGCCACTTCATGATCGTGAAAACCTTCGAAGAGAATGTGTCTCTGGCTACAATCATAAAAGTGGGAGATGATCTTCAATGGCCTTTGACAAAAGATGAGCCAGTAGTTAAGCTGGATGCTCTCCATTACCTGTTTTCCTTGCTGGTGAAAGATGGTGAGCCTCTCAGCTATGGTGTGACCTTTTCAGAAGCTACTTTGGGAAGTTTGAGCTCGCTGGACTCGTTTCTCAAGGACCACTCTTGCTTTTCTGGCTTCAATTTCAACAAGAAGAACAATCTAGATTGGAGGGAGTTTGCTCCAAAGGTTGACAATTACAATCATTTTCTGGCCAAGGCTATTGCAGGAGGAACTGGTCAGATTGTGAAGGGCATCTTCATCTGCAGCAATGCTTACACCAATAAG GTCCAGAAAGGAGGAGAAAAGATCCTAAATAGTTCTGCAGATGAGAAAAATGGTGTTGTTGTGGCCAGGGAAAGCATGAAGGACAAGACTCTGAGCGCCTCAAAGAAGAACAAGATTAATAAAAATCTCAAACG TGTGAGAAATGTGTCCAAGATGACAGAGAAGTTGAGCAAATCTCTGCTTAATGGTGTTGGTATAGTGAGTGGATCAGTGATGAATCCTGTGCTTAAATCCCAACCAGGAAAGGCATTCCTAAAGATGCTTCCTGGGGAGGTTCTTTTGGCTTCCCTTGATGCAGTGA ACAAGGTTCTTGATGCTGTTGAAGCTGCTGAAAAACAAACTCTTTCTGCCACTTCCAAAGCTGCATCAAGAGCGGTTTCTAACAG GTTTGGGGAAGGTGCAGGGGAAGCTACTGAACATGTATTTGCAGCTGCTGGACATGCTGCAAACACTGCTTGGAATGTCTTTAAGATACGAAAAGCTTTAACTCCAGCTTCTTCAGCAACCAATGGAGTGCTCAAAAAAGCTGCCAAGGTTCCagcttttaaataa